Proteins co-encoded in one Malus sylvestris chromosome 7, drMalSylv7.2, whole genome shotgun sequence genomic window:
- the LOC126630671 gene encoding thylakoid lumenal 17.4 kDa protein, chloroplastic-like, translating to MAASLSSSILLSRNGVSLQFSQTKRPQFHSPTRVFCSASRDGHETKEDLSQWKQVKNVACGVLAVWALSTAASPVIAAGQRLPPLSTDPKRCEVAFVGNTIGQANGVYDKAIDLRFCDYTNEKSNLKGKSLAAALMSGAKFDGADMTEVVMSKAYAAGASFKGTNFSNAVLDRVNFEKANLQGALFINTVLSGSTFNEANLDGVFFEDTIIGYIDLQKICRNTTINEEGRATLGCR from the exons ATGGCTGCTTCACTTTCTTCATCGATTCTTCTGTCTCGAAACGGCGTTTCTCTCCAATTCTCCCAGACGAAACGCCCGCAATTCCACTCGCCGACGCGCGTATTTTGCTCCG CTTCTAGGGATGGTCATGAAACAAAGGAAGATTTGAGTCAGTGGAAGCAAGTTAAGAATGTAGCTTGTGGGGTTCTTGCTGTTTGGGCCTTGAGTACCGCTGCCTCACCTGTAATTGCTGCTGGTCAG AGGTTGCCTCCATTGTCTACTGATCCAAAGCGGTGTGAGGTTGCATTTGTTGGAAACACGATAGGTCAGGCAAATGGAGTTTACGACAAGGCAATTGATCTCCGCTTCTGTGATTACACAAACGAGAAGTCCAATCTTAAGGGGAAGAGTCTTGCAGCAGCACTCATGTCCGGAGCCAAATTTGATGGCGCAGACATGACAGAAGTTGTGATGTCAAAGGCTTATGCTGCAGGAGCTAGCTTCAAGG GTACAAACTTCTCAAACGCAGTTCTAGACCGGGTTAACTTTGAGAAAGCGAATCTGCAAGGAGCTTTGTTTATTAACACTGTCTTATCAGGTTCCACCTTCAACGAAGCAAACCTTGACGGTGTATTTTTCGAGGATACCATTATAGGGTACATTGATCTTCAGAAAATTTGTAGAAATACAACCATCAATGAGGAAGGAAGAGCTACCCTAGGGTGTCGATAA
- the LOC126627929 gene encoding uncharacterized protein LOC126627929 has product MGSQSQSSCLSYEKINGVASWLGTHVASAFFASLERCSCINLSTSDDHETNPEEAHDRPLMLFASRSVNLSDHRPHYVSSTSSASASSSSAPPPNDVVNLPV; this is encoded by the coding sequence ATGGGGAGCCAGAGCCAGAGCTCGTGCCTGTCGTACGAGAAGATCAACGGCGTCGCCAGTTGGCTTGGGACCCACGTGGCCTCCGCCTTCTTCGCCTCCCTTGAGCGCTGCTCCTGCATCAACCTCTCCACCTCCGACGACCACGAAACCAACCCCGAGGAGGCCCACGACCGCCCCCTCATGCTCTTCGCCTCCCGCTCCGTCAACCTCAGCGACCACCGCCCTCACTACGTTTCTTCCACTTCCTCCGCCtccgcctcctcctcctccgccccTCCACCGAACGACGTCGTCAACCTCCCCGTCTGA